A region from the Paraburkholderia youngii genome encodes:
- a CDS encoding DUF2252 domain-containing protein produces the protein MSDIAKIIASFNAGRDPERLAMKYKAMRGSPFVFLRGTCHLFYQRLPRANVLDDAPHVWICGDMHLENFGSYKGDNRLVYFDNNDFDEACLAPAPYELVRLLTSVLVGAADLKLSRAEALALCHTALDAYGAALAYGKSRWIEAETAVGMVRDLFVALASRTRAAHLDRRTVLKGKTRMLKVDGKKALPVSDERRAAVVQFMQRYAATEPNPDFYRTLDVARRIAGTGSLGVDRYVILVEGKGSPDGNYLIDLKEALSSSVSAHVSATQPKWQTEAQRVVEVQRRNQAVSQAFLHAVEFNQRSYVLRGLQPSEDRVALADWDGKLPRLEAVINSMAELSAWAHLRSGGRQKSAIADDLIAFGSRRDWQLPLIDLATQCEAQVAADWKAYCEAYDRGSFEASGAGQ, from the coding sequence ATGTCCGACATCGCAAAGATCATCGCCAGCTTCAACGCCGGGCGCGACCCCGAACGGCTCGCGATGAAATACAAAGCCATGCGCGGCTCGCCGTTCGTGTTTTTGCGCGGCACCTGTCATCTGTTCTATCAGCGACTGCCGCGCGCGAACGTCCTCGACGACGCGCCGCACGTGTGGATCTGCGGCGACATGCACCTCGAAAATTTCGGCAGCTACAAGGGCGACAATCGCCTCGTCTACTTCGACAACAACGACTTCGACGAAGCCTGTCTCGCACCGGCTCCGTACGAGCTGGTGCGTCTGTTGACGAGCGTGCTGGTCGGCGCGGCCGACCTGAAGCTGAGCCGCGCTGAAGCGCTCGCGCTATGCCACACCGCGCTCGATGCCTACGGCGCCGCGCTCGCGTACGGCAAGTCGCGCTGGATCGAAGCGGAGACCGCGGTCGGCATGGTGCGCGATCTGTTCGTCGCGCTCGCGAGCCGCACGCGCGCCGCGCATCTGGACCGGCGCACGGTGCTCAAGGGCAAGACGCGCATGCTGAAGGTCGACGGCAAGAAAGCGCTGCCGGTCAGCGATGAGCGGCGCGCGGCGGTCGTGCAGTTCATGCAGCGGTACGCGGCGACGGAGCCGAATCCCGACTTCTACCGCACGCTCGATGTCGCGCGACGCATCGCGGGCACGGGCAGCCTCGGTGTCGATCGCTACGTGATTCTGGTCGAGGGCAAGGGCTCGCCCGACGGCAACTACCTGATCGATCTGAAAGAGGCGCTGTCATCGTCGGTCAGTGCTCACGTGAGCGCAACGCAGCCGAAGTGGCAGACCGAGGCGCAGCGTGTCGTCGAGGTGCAGCGGCGCAATCAGGCGGTCTCGCAGGCCTTTTTGCACGCGGTCGAATTCAATCAGCGCTCCTATGTGCTGCGCGGTTTGCAGCCATCGGAAGATCGCGTCGCCCTTGCCGACTGGGACGGTAAGCTGCCGCGGCTCGAAGCGGTGATCAACAGCATGGCCGAGTTGAGCGCGTGGGCGCATCTGCGCAGCGGAGGACGGCAGAAGTCGGCGATCGCGGACGATCTGATCGCGTTTGGCAGTCGGCGCGATTGGCAACTGCCGTTGATCGATCTGGCCACGCAGTGCGAGGCACAGGTCGCGGCGGATTGGAAGGCTTATTGCGAGGCTTATGACCGGGGGAGTTTCGAGGCGAGCGGCGCGGGCCAGTAG